A genomic window from Cotesia glomerata isolate CgM1 linkage group LG7, MPM_Cglom_v2.3, whole genome shotgun sequence includes:
- the LOC123268897 gene encoding sprouty-related, EVH1 domain-containing protein 1 isoform X2, which yields MTEASDDGNYLVRVQAQVMTRDDSSGGWVILSGGGLANVSVRRRVTSTASSVPHPPGSTNGTSVPGSTPVTSPSSSNTQNSTPGTVASSASHGASTSPPSAKRNHEYFIYGRRIKDQSVVLSCTIKKDFQYNKVMPTFHHWCTGEKRFGLTFQTAADARAFDKGVRRAVEELLEGLTDSSSPATPDAGDDGVFMTVNLPAEPADPRQSSDPPRGIVRVPNYHSQCPELPDPHKSSSIHYISGPSVKVAPSHHPLESSGDTVSDNYPYVQLTTLNHDYLYPVIDEQKSDRSPVERRHSTSSLKKPDIIITQPTKSPSKERNNARLKCRHCQEMYTEHQNPRGSCEYAPDKVKDGISTVSCLLCARCMLYHCMSDAEEADYSQNPCSCSAEDGCCRRWFGLALLSLIVPCLWLYPPLRAIHWCGMSCGICGGRHHPSE from the exons ATGACAGAAGCCTCGGACGA TGGTAACTATCTGGTGAGAGTTCAAGCCCAGGTGATGACGAGAGATGACAGCTCCGGGGGATGGGTGATATTGAGTGGCGGAGGTTTAGCCAACGTCTCGGTAAGACGAAGAGTGACCTCCACCGCGAGCAGTGTGCCTCATCCACCTGGCAGTACCAATGGCACCAGCGTACCTGGTAGCACTCCTGTCACCTCTCCGTCATCATCAAACACTCAAAACTCTACGCCTGGGACAGTTGCCTCCTCCGCGAGTCATGGAGCCAGCACTTCGCCACCCAGCGCTAAGAGAAATCACGAGTATTTTATTTACGGTAGAAGAATCAAGGACCAGTCG GTTGTTTTAAGCTGCACAATCAAGAAGGACTTCCAGTACAATAAGGTGATGCCGACGTTCCACCACTGGTGTACCGGGGAGAAGAGGTTTGGCCTGACGTTCCAGACAGCCGCGGATGCCCGTGCCTTCGACAAGGGAGTTCGCCGAGCAGTAGAAGAACTGTTGGAAG GGCTCACCGATTCATCTTCACCTGCGACTCCAGACGCTGGTGACGACGGTGTTTTCATG ACAGTGAACCTTCCAGCAGAGCCAGCTGACCCACGACAGTCCTCGGATCCACCCCGTGGGATAGTTCGCGTACCAAATTATCATTCCCAGTGTCCAGAGCTGCCGGATCCACACAAATCCAGTTCAATTCACTACATAAGCGGTCCATCGGTCAAGGTCGCACCCAGCCATCATCCCCTCGAGTCCAGTGGCGACACTGTCTCCGATAATTACCCCTACGTCCAGCTGACGACTCTCAACCACGATTACCTGTACCCTGTGATCGACGAGCAGAAGAGCGATCGCAGTCCCGTCGAGAGACGGCACTCCACCAGTTCCCTCAAGAAACCTGACATCATCATCACCCAGCCGACCAAGAGCCCGAGCAAGGAGCGCAACAATGCCAGGCTCAAGTGTAGGCATTGTCAGGAAATGTACACGGAGCACCAGAATCCAAGAGGCTCCTGTGAATACGCGCCTGATAAGGTCAAGGATGGAATTTCTACGGTGTCTTGTCTGCTCTGTGCGCGCTGTATGCTCTATCACTGCATGAGCGATGCTGAGGAAGCAGACTACTCACAAAATCCTtgcag TTGTAGTGCAGAAGACGGATGCTGCCGACGATGGTTCGGACTAGCTTTACTGTCACTAATAGTCCCCTGTCTATGGCTGTATCCACCTCTACGAGCAATCCACTGGTGTGGTATGAGCTGCGGCATTTGTGGAGGCCGTCACCATCCATCAGAATAA
- the LOC123268897 gene encoding sprouty-related, EVH1 domain-containing protein 1 isoform X3, giving the protein MSTEDDSMESDPGGNYLVRVQAQVMTRDDSSGGWVILSGGGLANVSVRRRVTSTASSVPHPPGSTNGTSVPGSTPVTSPSSSNTQNSTPGTVASSASHGASTSPPSAKRNHEYFIYGRRIKDQSVVLSCTIKKDFQYNKVMPTFHHWCTGEKRFGLTFQTAADARAFDKGVRRAVEELLEDAGDDGVFMTVNLPAEPADPRQSSDPPRGIVRVPNYHSQCPELPDPHKSSSIHYISGPSVKVAPSHHPLESSGDTVSDNYPYVQLTTLNHDYLYPVIDEQKSDRSPVERRHSTSSLKKPDIIITQPTKSPSKERNNARLKCRHCQEMYTEHQNPRGSCEYAPDKVKDGISTVSCLLCARCMLYHCMSDAEEADYSQNPCSCSAEDGCCRRWFGLALLSLIVPCLWLYPPLRAIHWCGMSCGICGGRHHPSE; this is encoded by the exons ATGAGTACTGAAGATGATTCTATGGAAAGTGATCCGGG TGGTAACTATCTGGTGAGAGTTCAAGCCCAGGTGATGACGAGAGATGACAGCTCCGGGGGATGGGTGATATTGAGTGGCGGAGGTTTAGCCAACGTCTCGGTAAGACGAAGAGTGACCTCCACCGCGAGCAGTGTGCCTCATCCACCTGGCAGTACCAATGGCACCAGCGTACCTGGTAGCACTCCTGTCACCTCTCCGTCATCATCAAACACTCAAAACTCTACGCCTGGGACAGTTGCCTCCTCCGCGAGTCATGGAGCCAGCACTTCGCCACCCAGCGCTAAGAGAAATCACGAGTATTTTATTTACGGTAGAAGAATCAAGGACCAGTCG GTTGTTTTAAGCTGCACAATCAAGAAGGACTTCCAGTACAATAAGGTGATGCCGACGTTCCACCACTGGTGTACCGGGGAGAAGAGGTTTGGCCTGACGTTCCAGACAGCCGCGGATGCCCGTGCCTTCGACAAGGGAGTTCGCCGAGCAGTAGAAGAACTGTTGGAAG ACGCTGGTGACGACGGTGTTTTCATG ACAGTGAACCTTCCAGCAGAGCCAGCTGACCCACGACAGTCCTCGGATCCACCCCGTGGGATAGTTCGCGTACCAAATTATCATTCCCAGTGTCCAGAGCTGCCGGATCCACACAAATCCAGTTCAATTCACTACATAAGCGGTCCATCGGTCAAGGTCGCACCCAGCCATCATCCCCTCGAGTCCAGTGGCGACACTGTCTCCGATAATTACCCCTACGTCCAGCTGACGACTCTCAACCACGATTACCTGTACCCTGTGATCGACGAGCAGAAGAGCGATCGCAGTCCCGTCGAGAGACGGCACTCCACCAGTTCCCTCAAGAAACCTGACATCATCATCACCCAGCCGACCAAGAGCCCGAGCAAGGAGCGCAACAATGCCAGGCTCAAGTGTAGGCATTGTCAGGAAATGTACACGGAGCACCAGAATCCAAGAGGCTCCTGTGAATACGCGCCTGATAAGGTCAAGGATGGAATTTCTACGGTGTCTTGTCTGCTCTGTGCGCGCTGTATGCTCTATCACTGCATGAGCGATGCTGAGGAAGCAGACTACTCACAAAATCCTtgcag TTGTAGTGCAGAAGACGGATGCTGCCGACGATGGTTCGGACTAGCTTTACTGTCACTAATAGTCCCCTGTCTATGGCTGTATCCACCTCTACGAGCAATCCACTGGTGTGGTATGAGCTGCGGCATTTGTGGAGGCCGTCACCATCCATCAGAATAA
- the LOC123268897 gene encoding sprouty-related, EVH1 domain-containing protein 1 isoform X1 translates to MSTEDDSMESDPGGNYLVRVQAQVMTRDDSSGGWVILSGGGLANVSVRRRVTSTASSVPHPPGSTNGTSVPGSTPVTSPSSSNTQNSTPGTVASSASHGASTSPPSAKRNHEYFIYGRRIKDQSVVLSCTIKKDFQYNKVMPTFHHWCTGEKRFGLTFQTAADARAFDKGVRRAVEELLEGLTDSSSPATPDAGDDGVFMTVNLPAEPADPRQSSDPPRGIVRVPNYHSQCPELPDPHKSSSIHYISGPSVKVAPSHHPLESSGDTVSDNYPYVQLTTLNHDYLYPVIDEQKSDRSPVERRHSTSSLKKPDIIITQPTKSPSKERNNARLKCRHCQEMYTEHQNPRGSCEYAPDKVKDGISTVSCLLCARCMLYHCMSDAEEADYSQNPCSCSAEDGCCRRWFGLALLSLIVPCLWLYPPLRAIHWCGMSCGICGGRHHPSE, encoded by the exons ATGAGTACTGAAGATGATTCTATGGAAAGTGATCCGGG TGGTAACTATCTGGTGAGAGTTCAAGCCCAGGTGATGACGAGAGATGACAGCTCCGGGGGATGGGTGATATTGAGTGGCGGAGGTTTAGCCAACGTCTCGGTAAGACGAAGAGTGACCTCCACCGCGAGCAGTGTGCCTCATCCACCTGGCAGTACCAATGGCACCAGCGTACCTGGTAGCACTCCTGTCACCTCTCCGTCATCATCAAACACTCAAAACTCTACGCCTGGGACAGTTGCCTCCTCCGCGAGTCATGGAGCCAGCACTTCGCCACCCAGCGCTAAGAGAAATCACGAGTATTTTATTTACGGTAGAAGAATCAAGGACCAGTCG GTTGTTTTAAGCTGCACAATCAAGAAGGACTTCCAGTACAATAAGGTGATGCCGACGTTCCACCACTGGTGTACCGGGGAGAAGAGGTTTGGCCTGACGTTCCAGACAGCCGCGGATGCCCGTGCCTTCGACAAGGGAGTTCGCCGAGCAGTAGAAGAACTGTTGGAAG GGCTCACCGATTCATCTTCACCTGCGACTCCAGACGCTGGTGACGACGGTGTTTTCATG ACAGTGAACCTTCCAGCAGAGCCAGCTGACCCACGACAGTCCTCGGATCCACCCCGTGGGATAGTTCGCGTACCAAATTATCATTCCCAGTGTCCAGAGCTGCCGGATCCACACAAATCCAGTTCAATTCACTACATAAGCGGTCCATCGGTCAAGGTCGCACCCAGCCATCATCCCCTCGAGTCCAGTGGCGACACTGTCTCCGATAATTACCCCTACGTCCAGCTGACGACTCTCAACCACGATTACCTGTACCCTGTGATCGACGAGCAGAAGAGCGATCGCAGTCCCGTCGAGAGACGGCACTCCACCAGTTCCCTCAAGAAACCTGACATCATCATCACCCAGCCGACCAAGAGCCCGAGCAAGGAGCGCAACAATGCCAGGCTCAAGTGTAGGCATTGTCAGGAAATGTACACGGAGCACCAGAATCCAAGAGGCTCCTGTGAATACGCGCCTGATAAGGTCAAGGATGGAATTTCTACGGTGTCTTGTCTGCTCTGTGCGCGCTGTATGCTCTATCACTGCATGAGCGATGCTGAGGAAGCAGACTACTCACAAAATCCTtgcag TTGTAGTGCAGAAGACGGATGCTGCCGACGATGGTTCGGACTAGCTTTACTGTCACTAATAGTCCCCTGTCTATGGCTGTATCCACCTCTACGAGCAATCCACTGGTGTGGTATGAGCTGCGGCATTTGTGGAGGCCGTCACCATCCATCAGAATAA
- the LOC123268898 gene encoding cyclin-C, translated as MAGNFWQSSHHQQWLLDKQDLIRERQIDMQQGLNEEEYQKLFIFFANLIQVLGEQLKLRQQVIATATVYFKRFYARNSLKCIDPLLLAPTSVFLASKVEEFGVISNSRLITTCQTVIKNKFNYAYAQEFPYRTNNILECEFYLLEHLDCCLIVYQPYRPLLTLIQDVGPDDQLLTLAWRIINDSLRTDVCLLYPPYQIAIGCLQIACVILQKDLKSWFAELNADMEKIQEIARYIINLYELWKTYDEKKEIQGLLGKMPKPKPAPSR; from the exons ATGGCTGGAAATTTTTGGCAAAGTTCACATCA ccaaCAATGGTTATTGGATAAACAAGATTTAATCAGAGAAAGACAAATTGACATGCAACAGGGATTGAATGAAGAGGAATatcagaaattatttatattttttgctaACT taattcAAGTATTAGGAgagcaattaaaattaagacaaCAAGTAATAGCTACAGCGACTGTTTATTTCAAGCGCTTTTACGCACGAAATAGTTTAAAATGTATTGACCCGTTATTATTGGCTCCAACATCTGTATTTTTGGCATCCAAAGTCGAGGAATTTGGTGTGATATCAAACAGTCGTTTAATAACCACATGTCAAACAGTta taaaaaacaaattcaatTACGCCTACGCCCAAGAGTTTCCCTACCGGACAAATAATATTCTGGAGTGCGAATTTTATCTCTTGGAACATCTCGACTGTTGTCTGATAGTATACCAGCCGTATAGACCGCTGCTGACTCTGATTCAAGACGTTGGGCCTGACGATCAGCTGCTGACTTTGGCGTGGAGAATAATAAATGACAGCTTAAGAACTGACGTTTGTCTTCTATACCCTCCTTATCAAATAGCCATTGGATGCTTGCAAATTGCTTGTGTAATTCTTCAGAAAGATTTGAAGTCCTGGTTCGCCGAACTTAATGCTGACATGGAGAAAATCCAAGAGATAGCtcgttatattattaatttatatgagCTTTGGAAGACTTATGATGAGAAAAAAGAGATCCAGGGGCTTCTTGGGAAAATGCCGAAACCCAAACCTGCGCCATCACGCTGA
- the LOC123268894 gene encoding general transcription factor IIH subunit 4, with translation MSAPTGQNLLRSSALECKDLHEYLKSRPPEILNRLYHNPPICLAVFRELPTIARHYVMRLMFVEQPVPQAVIASWCSKLHSDDHRKVVQVLNELNVWKEASIPGGMPGWTLNSTFKKNLKIVLIGGGKPWTMSNQMETDNKPRDEAFLDSYSIQRWECLLHYMVGSSDQQGISADAVRILLHAGLMSRENDGSPVITKAGFQFLLLDTASQVWYFILQYLDTIEARGLDLVECLTFLFQLNFSILGKYYSTEGMSANLLTFLQHLREFGLVFQRNRKSGRFYPTRLALNIATGKNKPMARDIEKEGYIVIETNYRVYAYTSSQLQVALLGLFCEMLYRFPNLVVAILTRDSVRQALKSGITALQIIGFLRQHAHGKMIEAGPPTLPPTVVDQIKLWENERNRFTFSEGVLYSQFLSQTDFETLRDHASSTGVLIWHNDRKRTMVVAKAGHDDVKRYWKRFSKAN, from the exons atgtcagcaCCAACTGGCCAAAATTTATTGCGTTCTTCGGCATTAGAATGCAAAGATTTACACGAGTATTTAAAAAGCCGACCTCCAGAGATCCTGAACAGACTCTACCACAATCCGCCAATTTGTCTGGCGGTGTTCCGCGAGCTGCCGACGATAGCGAGGCACTACGTGATGAGGCTGATGTTCGTCGAGCAACCAGTCCCTCAGGCTGTAATAGCATCCTGGTGCTCGAAGCTCCACTCGGACGATCACCGGAAAGTCGTCCAGGTTCTCAATGAACTGAATGTCTGGAAAGAGGCTTCGATCCCTGGAGGCATGCCGGGTTGGACGCTGAACTCTACGTTcaagaaaaatcttaaaattgttcTTATAGGAGGCGGCAAGCCTTGGACTATGTCCAACCAAATGGAGACTGATAATAAGCCGAGAGATGAAGCTTTTCTAGATTCGTATTCTATTCAGAGGTGGGAATGTCTTTTGCATTACATGGTAGGGTCGTCAGACCAGCAAGGAATCTCTGCTGACGCTGTAAGGATTCTGTTACACGCAGGACTTATGAGCCGAGAAAATGACGGAAGTCCTGTTATTACTAAAGCTGGTTTTCAATTTTTGCTACTTGATACAGCTTCACAA gtctggtattttattttacaatactTGGACACCATTGAGGCACGAGGTCTTGATCTCGTAGAATGTCTAACatttttgtttcaattaaatttttctatacttggtaaatattatagtaCAGAAGGTATGTCTGCAAATTTGCTGACATTTTTGCAACACTTACGAGAGTTTGGACTTGTTTTTCAACGTAATAGAAAATCAGGaag attttatccCACGCGATTAGCGTTAAATATTGCTACGGGAAAAAATAAACCAATGGCTCGAGATATTGAAAAAGAAGGATACATTGTTATCGAAACAAACTACAGGGTGTATGCTTATACTTCTTCACAATTACAAGTCGCGCTGTTAGGTCTTTTCTGTGAAATGCTGTACAG gtTTCCAAACTTAGTTGTAGCAATATTAACTCGTGATTCAGTACGACAAGCTCTAAAAAGTGGTATAACGGCACTCCAAATAATAGG atttttaCGTCAACATGCCCACGGTAAAATGATTGAAGCAGGTCCACCGACGCTACCACCAACAGTTGTTGACCAAATAAAATTGTGGGAAAACGAGAGAAACAGGTTTACTTTCAGCGAAGGCGTTTTATATAGccaatttttatcacaaactGATTTTGAAACATTACGAGATCATGCTTCATCAACCGGTGTACTTATTTGGCACAATGACAg AAAACGAACGATGGTCGTCGCCAAAGCTGGCCATGATGATGTTAAAAGATATTGGAAGCGTTTTTCAAAAGCTAATTAA
- the LOC123268901 gene encoding zinc finger Ran-binding domain-containing protein 2-like isoform X2 gives MDGIKSEDDSQRSINDGDWLCPDSQCGNVNFARRNSCNRCGKDRGEYAKKKKLGQEIGKVAAEKSRGLFSADDWQCSKCGNVNWARRQQCNMCNAPKFGEVEERTGYGGGYNDRGVVEYKERRNDDDDEYDEFGRRRKKRKIDRSDDDSKDSKYSSSPRSKSKDSSDDKIADDSALRDKVKSNYDDEEENEDEDDDEEGDLSKYDLSEWDDFGRTYHKQSSARTKRLRLKAHKKKNKNGDHSCDL, from the exons ATGGATGGGATTAAAAGTGAAGATGATAGTCAGCGAAGTATCAACGATGGCGATTGGCTCTGTCCTGATTCACA GTGTGGAAATGTCAACTTTGCCAGACGCAATTCTTGCAATCGCTGTGGAAaag ATAGAGGAGAGTATGCTAAGAAGAAAAAACTCGGTCAAGAGATAGGTAAAGTTGCTGCTGAAAAAAGTCGCGGATTATTTAG TGCTGATGATTGGCAGTGTAGCAAATGTGGTAACGTCAACTGGGCAAGACGACAGCAATGTAATATGTGCAATGCACCTAAATTTGGTGAAGTTGAAGAGCGAACTGGCTATGGAGGTGGTTACAATGATCGAGGAGTAGTCGAGTACAAAGAACGACGAAATGACGACGATGACGAGTACGATGAGTTCGGTAGGCGACGCAAGAAAAGAAAAATCGATCGCTCTGATGATGATTCTAAGGATTCCAAGTACAGTAGCTCGCCGAGGAGTAAGTCAAAAGATTCTAGTGATGATAAAATAGCTGATGATTCCGCGCTGCGTGATAAAGTTAAAAGTAAT TATGATGATGAAGAAGAAAATGAAGATGAAGACGACGATGAAGAAggagatttatcaaaatatgATTTGAGTGAATGGGATGATTTCG GGCGTACGTACCATAAACAATCCTCAGCTCGAACCAAAAGATTGAGGTTAAAAgcgcacaaaaaaaaaaacaaaaatggaGATCACTCCTgtgatttataa
- the LOC123268901 gene encoding zinc finger Ran-binding domain-containing protein 2-like isoform X1, producing MDGIKSEDDSQRSINDGDWLCPDSQCGNVNFARRNSCNRCGKDRGEYAKKKKLGQEIGKVAAEKSRGLFSADDWQCSKCGNVNWARRQQCNMCNAPKFGEVEERTGYGGGYNDRGVVEYKERRNDDDDEYDEFGRRRKKRKIDRSDDDSKDSKYSSSPRSKSKDSSDDKIADDSALRDKVKSNYDDEEENEDEDDDEEGDLSKYDLSEWDDFVPQKKR from the exons ATGGATGGGATTAAAAGTGAAGATGATAGTCAGCGAAGTATCAACGATGGCGATTGGCTCTGTCCTGATTCACA GTGTGGAAATGTCAACTTTGCCAGACGCAATTCTTGCAATCGCTGTGGAAaag ATAGAGGAGAGTATGCTAAGAAGAAAAAACTCGGTCAAGAGATAGGTAAAGTTGCTGCTGAAAAAAGTCGCGGATTATTTAG TGCTGATGATTGGCAGTGTAGCAAATGTGGTAACGTCAACTGGGCAAGACGACAGCAATGTAATATGTGCAATGCACCTAAATTTGGTGAAGTTGAAGAGCGAACTGGCTATGGAGGTGGTTACAATGATCGAGGAGTAGTCGAGTACAAAGAACGACGAAATGACGACGATGACGAGTACGATGAGTTCGGTAGGCGACGCAAGAAAAGAAAAATCGATCGCTCTGATGATGATTCTAAGGATTCCAAGTACAGTAGCTCGCCGAGGAGTAAGTCAAAAGATTCTAGTGATGATAAAATAGCTGATGATTCCGCGCTGCGTGATAAAGTTAAAAGTAAT TATGATGATGAAGAAGAAAATGAAGATGAAGACGACGATGAAGAAggagatttatcaaaatatgATTTGAGTGAATGGGATGATTTCGTTCcgcagaaaaaaag atga